One Acidimicrobiia bacterium genomic window, CGCCGCCGGGCTCCCGGTCGACGAGTTCCTCCCCCTCGTACGCGACGCCGTCGACACGGTCGGCGAGGTCGGAGCAGCCGACGCGCTCACCGGCCCTGTCGCTCGTGGCGATGTCACCACGGTGTCGGCTCATCTCGATGCGCTGCCCGCCGACGAGGTGGCGGCCTACCGGTCGCTGGCGCGCGAGGCGCTGCGGCTCACCGAACACGGCGACGAGCCGGGTGCGCTCGACGCCCTGCTGGGCTCCGCGGCGGCGCCGACCCCCGCCGCCGTGGCCGCCTCGCCCGACACCGCGGGCGGCACCGGCGGCGTCCCGGCGGGTACGGGGTCATGAGGGTCGTCGAGAGGGTGGAGGAGCTGCGCGGGCTCTGCGACGCGGAGCGCGCCGGGGGCTCGGTCGTGGGCTTCGTCCCCACGATGGGCTCGTTCCACGACGGGCACCGGTCGTTGCTCCGCGCGGCCCGACGCGACACCGATGTCGTCGTGGCCAGCATCTTCGTGAACCCACTCCAGTTCGCCCCGGGTGAGGACCTCTCGACCTACCCCCGCAGCCTCGAGGCCGACACGGCCATGGCGACCGACGACGGCGTCGACATCCTCTTCGTCCCCCCGCCGCCCGAGATGTACCCGGTGGAGCCGGTGACCGCGGTCCACGTGTCCACACTCACCGACCGCCTGTGCGGGGCCTCGCGGCCCACGTTCTTCGACGGTGTGGCCACCGTGGTCACGAAGCTGTTCGCGATCGTCGGGCGCTGTCGCGCCTACTTCGGGCGGAAGGACTTCCAGCAGCTCGCCGTCGTACGGCGACTCACCGCCGACCTGAACCTGCCGGTCGACGTTGTGGGGTGCCCCCTCGTGCGCGACGTCGACGGTCTGGCGCTGTCGAGCCGCAACGCCTACCTCAGAGCCGACGAGCGGTGGCGGGCCACCGTGCTCTACCGCTCGCTGCTCTCGGTCACCGACGACATCGTCGCCGGGGAGCGTGACGCCACCGTCGTGCGCGACCGGCTCGGCAGGCTCATCGCGGGCGAGCCACGCGCCGAGCTCGACTACGCGGCCGTCGTCGACACCGACACGCTGGAGCCGATCGACCGGATCGCGGGCAACGTGCTGATCGCCTGCGCCGCGCAGCTCGGCGGTGCCCGCCTGCTCGACAACATGACCGTCGACCTCCGGGGATCCGACGTCGTCGTCGACGCCGGGACGCTGACGGTGGGTGTTTGACATGCCCGGAAGCAACGTCCACGCGGCCCCATTGGACACACCGCCGCGTTGTTCGACACCATCCGACCACCCGACAGGGAGCGACCTGTGTTGCGCACGATGATGAAGTCCAAGATCCACCGGGCAACCGTCGTGGGTGCCGATCTGAACTACGTCGGGTCGATCACGCTCGACCCCCACCTGATGGAGCTCGCCGACATCCGGGTGAACGAGCAGGTCCATGTTCTCGACATCGACAACGGTGAGCGTTTCGAGACCTATGCGATCCCGGGTGGCGCCGGCGACGTGGTCCTCAACGGCGCGGCCGCACGACTCGTCCACACGGGCGATCGCGTGATCGTGATCACCTACGCCGACTACGACGACGAGGAGCTCGAGGACTACGAGCCCCGTATCGTGCACGTCGACTCGCGCAACCGGCCCACGGACCCCGAGTTCCAGGCACTCGACCGCGAACTCCACGACCTCACCGGTTGAGGACGACCCACGGCTGACGCCGCGACGCCGTCGGAAGGCACCGTGGACGACGTGAGCGCGCCCGTCGACCTGCTCGTGCTGGGCAGCGGGGTCGCCGGGCTCTCCGCCGCCGTGCGCGCCGCCGATGCGGGGCTGTCGGTGATCCTCGTCACCAAGGCGGACCTGGGCGAGTCGACGACCCGCTACGCCCAGGGCGGCATCAGCGCTGCGATGGAGGAGCCCGACTCGCCGGAGCTCCACGTCGCCGACACCGTGGGCGCCGGGGCCGGGCTGTGCGATCTCGACGCCACGAGGATCCTCGCTGTCGAGGGGCCGCAGAGGATCCGGGAGTTGATCGACCTCGGAGCCTCGTTCGACCCCCTCAGCCCCGGAGACACCGGGTTCGACCGCGGCCGTGAAGGCGGCCACTCGGTGCGGCGTGTTCTCCACGCCGGCGGTGACGCCACGGGCGCCGAGGTGGAGCGCGCCCTCGTGGCCGCCACCCGGGCCCGTTCCGCCGACGTGCGCGAGTCGTGGTTCGCGACCGACCTGCTCGTCGACGGCGGCAGATGTGTCGGCGTGGCGGCCCTCGATGCCGACGGTGCGGCACATCGCATCCGGGCCCGGCACACGCTGCTCGCCACCGGCGGGATCGGCGCGCTCTACGCCGTCACGACGAATCCCGCACTCGCCACCGGCGACGGCCTGGCCATGGCGTGGCGCGCCGGCGCAACGTTGTGCGACATCGAGTTCGTGCAGTTCCACCCCACGGCCCTCCACCACCCGGTCATGCCGCGGCCGCTCCTGTCGGAGGCGCTCCGTGGTGAGGGCGCGCGTCTGCGAACCGAGTCGGGTGGGTTCCTCATGGACGACGTGCACCCGCTCGGCGACCTCGCCCCCCGCGACGTCGTGGCGACCGCCATCGCCGCCCGGATCGCCGAGGCCGGCGTCGACCACCTGTGGCTCGACGCCACCGGGGTCCCCGACGTGGAGAGACGGTTCCCCACGCTCGTGGCATCGTGCCGCTCGGTGGGTCTCGATCCGACGAGCGACTGGCTGCCCGTGGCGCCCGCCGCGCACTATCACTGTGGTGGCGTGGCGGTCGACGTCGACGGGGCGTCGACGCTGCCCGGCCTCTGGGCGTGCGGTGAGGCCGCCGCCAGCGGGGTGCACGGGGCCAACCGCCTGGCGTCGAACTCGCTCCTCGACGGGCTCGTCTTCTCCGCACGGTGCATCGAGGCCGTGGCGTCCGGTCGGGACGCCGCGGAGCCGACCGGCGTGCTCCGGGGGGCCCCTCGCCACATGCCGGGGCCGGTCGTGGACGGTGACCCGGGAGCCGGCGGCCCCGAGCTCGACGCGATCCGTTCGGCGATGACCCGTGGTGCGGGGGTGGTGCGCAGCGCGGAGAGCCTCGATGCCGTGGCCGAGGTCCTGGGCGCGACGGGCGTCGCGGCAACGGTCCCACGATCGGAACGAGCCGACCGGCCGATCGACGTTCGCCACGACGCCGAGCTCGCCAACGTGCGGACGACCGCGTCGCTCCTCGTGACGTCGGCCCGGCGGCGTGAGGAGTCACGGGGAACGCACCAGCGATCCGACCACCCCGAGACCCGCGACGCCTGGGCCGGGCGGCTGTTCGTCACGGCCGGGCGCGATCCCGAGTACGTTCCCCTTCCGCCGACCCCGACGCCTCCCCCCAGACCCTCCCGGAGTGGCCCATGAACGACTTCGACCCACCCGCCGGCATCGTCCACGACGTCGTGCGGCGGGCCCTCGACGAGGACTTCGGCGTTCTCGGCGACATCACGACCATCGCCACGGTCGAGGAGCACGCCGCAGGTCGCGCGACGTTTCGCGCCCGTTCCGCGGGAGTCGTCGCGGGAACACGCGTCGCCGCCGAGGTGTTCGCCCAGCTCAGCTCCGACGTCGACGTCGTCTGGCAGGCCCACGACGGCGACGAGGTCGAGCCCGGCACCGTGCTCGGCACGGTGAAGGGACCGCTGCGCCCGATCCTCGGTGGGGAGCGCACGTCCCTGAACTTCCTGTGCCACTGCTCGGGGGTGGCGACGGCGACACGGCGATTCGTGCGCACGGCGCGGGGCAAGGTGCGCCTCCGCGACACGCGCAAGACGCTCCCCGGCCTCCGTGCCCTCCAGAAGGCGGCGGTCCGTGCCGGCGGTGGCTTCAACCACCGGGAGTCGCTCTCCGACGCCGTGTTGATCAAGGACAACCACCTCACGCAGATGGCCCTCGAGGCCGCCGTCGACCGTGTCCGGGCGCGCTGGCCGGGGCGACCCGTCGAGGTGGAGTGCGACACGATCGAGCAGGTCGCCGAGGCCCGCCGGGCGGGCGCCGAGATCGTCCTGCTCGACAACATGTCGCCGACCGACGTTGCTGGATGTGTGGCCTTGATCGACGGCAGCGCCTACGTGGAGATCTCCGGGGGTGTCGATGTCGACAATCTCGGCGAGTACCTCAACACGGGGGCGGACTTCGTGGCGGTCGGTTCCATCACTCACTCGGCGCGCGCCCTCGACATCGGCCTCGACGTGGAGGTCGGTGGCTGATGCTGCTGGCGATCGACGTCGGGAACACCCAGACCGTCGTCGGGCTCTTCGACGACGCGGATCTCGTCGACCACTGGCGGATCACGACGACCGCCGAGCGGACCTCCGACGAGTTGGCGCTCATGATCCAGCAGTTCCTCGGGTTCCACGGGTTCTCGTTCGACGCCCAGATCGACTCGGTGGCGATCTCGTCGGGTGTCCCACGGCTCACGGCGTCGCTTCGTGACATGACCGAGCGCTACTTCGGCTTCAGTGCGCTCGTGCTGGAGCCGGGCGTCCGCACGGGCATGCCGATTCTCTACGACAATCCCAAGGAGGTCGGCGCTGACCGGATCGCCAACGCGGTGGCGGCCTACGAGTTCTACGGAGGTCCCACAGTCGTCGTCGACTTCGGGACCGCCAACACCGTTGATGCGGTGAGCTCCCGGGGTGAGTACCTCGGCGGCGCCATCTTCCCGGGCATCGAGATCTCCATGGAGGCGCTCTTCGGGCGGGCGGCGCTCCTGCGGAGGGTCGAGCTCGTTCCCCCGAAGAGCGTGATCGGCAAGTCCACGACCGAGGCCGTCCAGTCGGGAGCCGTCTACGGCTTCACCGGGCAGGTGGATGCGCTCGTGAACCGCTTCATCGGCGAGCTCGGGGAGGCCACGGTCGTGGCCACCGGTGGGCTCGCCGACCTGATCGCACCCGTGTCCACGACGATCGAGCACGTGGAGCCCTGGCTCACCCTCTTCGGCCTGCGGGTCGTGGCCGAGCGGAACCGCCGGTCCGGCACCGAGGGCGCCAGCCGGTAGGTTGAGGGACATATGAGGGTCCTCGTCACAGGAATGGGCGGGGAGCTCGGGACGCGTGTCGCCCAGCTCCTCGAGGAACGTGAGGAGTTCACCCGCATCGCGGGCGTCGACTTCGTCCCCCCGCGTCGTCGTCTCCACCGGTCCACGTTCAACCGCATCGACCCCCGCGACCGCGAGCGCCTCGTCGACTTCGTCACCGACCTCGCTCCCCAGGCGGTCGCCCACGTCGGCGTCTACGAGCCCGACGCCCGCAGCGGGCCCCGCGCGTCGGCGGAGCTCACCGAGGCGAGCGCGCTGGCCGCCCTGGGTGCGGCCGCCCGGACCGGCGAGCTCGAGCGCATCGCCCTGCGCAGCAGCATCGACGTCTACGGCCGGGGGCGCGGCCACGCCGATGTGCCCGACGAGACGATCCCGCCGGAGCCGCAGACGCACTTCGGCGCCGAGTGCCTCGCCGTGGAGGTCCAGGCCGCGGGCCTCGGGCGCCGCCACGGTGTCCCGGTCGCACAGGTTCGCCTGGCTCCCGTGGTCGGGTCCCACGTGCCGAGCCCACTCGGACGCCTCTTCCGCCTACCGGTCGTCCCGGTGCCCGCCACCGACGACCCGCCTTTCACGATGGTCCACCCCGAGGACGCCGCCCGTGCGATCGTCGCCGCGCTGCTCGCCGGCTACGACGGTGCCCTCAACGTCGTCGGAACAGGTGCCGCGAGCCCGTGGCAGGTCGCGCGTCTCGGGAACCGGGTTCCTTTCCCGGTCACCGGCCCCGGGTGGAGGGTCGCGGCGCGCGTCGCCGAGTTGGCCGGCGCTCCCGTTCCGAACCACGTCATCGACCTGCTCCGTCGTGGCCGTGCCGCCGACGGGACCCGCGCCCTGGCCGAGCTCGACCTCCCGCGCCCACGGCCCGTGCAGCAGATCTGCTCGGAGCTCTACGAATGGGCGACCGTCACGGCGCTGCGACCGACGAGGGCCGTCGCGTGAGCCCCGTCCACGCCGTGGCGTCCGAACCGGTCGGTCTCGCCACCCACGGCCTCGACCTCGACCGTGTCGGGCACCGTGTCCCGCTTCGCGACGCGCTCCGCCGCCGCTACACAGGTCAGTTCCCCATCGACCCGTTCGGCGGCGACCCTCTCGTCCAGGATTTCGCCGTACCCGTCGCGGAGTTGGCCGTGTCGGTCGATGTCGAGAACGTCGAGAACATCCCCTCGTCGGGCCCCGCCGTCCTGATCGCCAACCGCGGCTTCGGCGTGGCCGAGCCGGCGGTTCTCTCCGTGGGAGTCCGTCGAGACCGGTCCCGGCGTCTGCGTGTCGTCGGTATGCCCGAGCTACCGGGTGTCTTCCGCCTCGGCACCAAGCTCGGGATGATCAAGGGACACGCCGGCGACCTGCGTGCCGTGCTGCGCGCCGGCCACCTCGCGGCCGTGCCGCTCGGCCCCACAGGCCTGCGGTGCCGCGCGGGCGCCCTTCCGCCGACCGAGCTGCTCACGGCCGTGGTGGGTTACCGGGTCATCCCGGTCGCCGTGATTCCGGAGGGGCCGCTGGGTCTGCCGGCGCGGTCGTGGCGAGTGATCGTCGGCGAGCACGTCGAGCTCGACGACGTGTTCGGCGCCGGCGACCCGCTGGGCGCCGCCGAGCTGGCGGAGCTCGCCCGCCAGGCCGTCCAAGAGCTCATCGACGGTCGCTGAGGCGGTCGGGCCCGTGCACCACATCAGCGCCGCCGACGGAACGCCGATCGGATACGAGGTCTGGGGACGGCGCGACGGGGAGCCGCTCCTGCTCATCCAGGGCCTGGGCGTCGACGCGCGCGGCTGGACCATGCAACGCCTGGCGATGGGTCGCCGTTTCCGGTGCTACGCCGTCCACAACCGCGGTGTCGGGGCGACGAGTGCCGCCGAGCCGCCCTACAGCCTGTTCCAGATGGCCGACGACGCCGTGACGGTCCTCAACGCCGAGGGCGTCGAGTCTGCCCACGTGATGGGGGCGTCGATGGGCGGCGTGATCTCACAGATCATCGGGGTCCTCCACCCTGAGCGCACGCGCTCGCTGGTTCTCGCCTGCACGGCCAGCCGTCACCACGAGTGGAGGATCGAGCTGCTCCGTGAGTGGCGGGAGGCCGTCGCGACGAGCGGGATGTCGGCGTTGGCGGGGGACGGGCTGCGGTGGCTCGTCGGCCCTCGCGTCCACCGCCGCTTCGGGCTCTGGCTCAACCTCATCGGACGTCTGATCCTCAAGTCCGATCCCCGGGGTTTCGTGGCACAGGTCGACGCCATCCTCGCGATGTCCGACGACCTGCGCGACCGGCTCCACGAGATCCGGGTGCCCACGCTCGTCATCACAGGCTCGCAGGACTCCCTCACACCCGTGGGCGACGCCGAGGAGATGGCCGAGCTCATCTCCGCGGCCGAGCTCGACGTGGTCTCGGGTGCCGGTCACGCCGTCATGGCCGAGGCGGCCACCGCCTACAACCGGGCGGTCGTCGACTTCCTCCGGCGCGCCACCGGGGAGGATGACGCAGCGTCGCGGCACCGGGCCGCTGCGTCCTGAGCTCCCGCTTCCGTCACGACGCGCGATCGACGAGGTCCTCCACCAGGCGCCGGAGCCCGGCGCTGACCGTGGGATCGAGCGCTCCCGCCTCACCGAGTGCCTCGTCGGCCTTCTTGGCGTGCGAGCGGGCCACGTCGTAGGACGCCTCGACGGAGCCGTTCGAGGCCACGATCTCCCGTGCAGCGGCAACATCGTCGGCGTCGAGCGGCCTGCCGAGGAGGTCACGTAGTCGAGACGAGTCACGGAGCGCGTAGATCACCGGAAGCGTGTAGATGCCCTCGACGAGATCCTGACCTGCGGCCTTGCCGAGTGTCTCGTCGGTGGCCGTGAGGTCGAGGACGTCGTCGACGATCTGGAAGCACATCCCCACGTGACGCCCGAACGCGGTGACGGCGTCGAGGTCGTCATCGGGCAGGTCGGTCACCATTCCCCCGATCCGACACGCCGTCGCCATCAGCGACGCCGTCTTCCCGTCGATGGATGACCGGTAGCTCTCCTCCTCCCGGTCGACGTCGAAGAGGTGCTGGAGCTCGAGGACCTGCCCCCGGCACAGGTCGCCGATGGTGGAGGCCAGCAGGCCGGCAACGTCGGCGCCGAGTGACGCCGCCAGCTCGGAGGCCCGCGCGAGGAGGAAGTCACCGGCGAGGATCGCCACGATATTGCTCCACCGGGCGTTGACGCTCGCCACGCCCCGGCGCGTGCCCGCCTCGTCGATGACGTCGTCGTGGTAGAGCGACCCGAGGTGCACGAGCTCCACGGCGGTGGCGCCCGTCACAGCGTCGTCGGACACCGCCGCCTGCCCTGTCGTGGCGGCGTAGGCAGTGCAGAGAGTGAGTGTCGGCCGCAACCGTTTACCACCCGCAGTGACCAGGTGAGCGGCGGCGTCGTCGAGGATGCGCCCGTCGGCCGCCACATTGTGCTGAAGGACCGTTTCGACCCGGACCAGATCGCCCGCGAGCGGGTCGAGACCCAACGTCTCGGCGAGCTGCATCCCGTGAGAATACCCAAGGGTGGGGAACAACGGTCGAGCCGGGGTTGTTGACGTTCTTCCGGCTGTGCGGCGGCATAGCCGTCAACTCGGGTCGTCGCCCGCCGATGAGTGACGACGGGTCGCAGAGTGCGACCCGTCGCTGTCCCGCCACGCCGGTAGACTGGATGCACAGCGCCCGGTCCGTGCGGTCGGCCCCGAGGGGTCGCAGCCGACGGCCCGGTCGTTTGCGCATCACAGCCGGCTGGGCGGGCCGGCAGCACGGGACAGCCAGCACCAGACGACGACGAGAGGCGGTTGAGAGGTGTTCGAACGCTTCACCGATCGGGCCCGACGGGTCGTGGTACTCGCGCAGGAAGAGGCGCGGCTGCTCAACCACAACTACATCGGCACCGAGCACATCCTGCTCGGTCTCATCCACGAGGGCGAGGGCGTGGCCGCCAAGTCGCTCGAGTCGCTCGGCATCTCGCTCGAGGCCGTGCGCGCCCAGGTCGAGGAGATCATCGGCCACGGCGGCTCCGCCCCCTCGGGCCACATCCCCTTCACGCCGCGGGCCAAGAAGGTCCTCGAGCTCTCCCTGCGCGAGGCGCTCCAGCTGGGCCACAACTACATCGGTACCGAGCACATCCTCCTCGGGCTGATACGTGAGGGTGAGGGAGTCGCCGCGCAGGTCCTCGTGAAGCTCGGCGCCGACCTCTCGCGCGTGCGCCAGCAGGTGATCCAGCTGCTGTCGGGCTACGCAGGCGGCAAGGAGGGCGCACCGGCCGGTGGCGGCTCCGGTGAGCAGCAGCAGTCGGGCTCGCTCGTGCTCGACCAGTTCGGCCGCAACATGACCCAGCTCGCCCGCGAGAACAAGCTCGACCCCGTCATCGGCCGCAAGGACGAGATCGAGCGCGTGATGCAGGTGCTGTCACGGCGCACGAAGAACAACCCGGTGCTCATCGGCGAGCCCGGCGTCGGCAAGACCGCCATCGTGGAGGGCCTCGCGGCCGACATCGTCGAGGGCAAGGTCCCCGAGACACTCGAGAACAAGCAGCTCTACACCCTCGACCTCGGAGCGCTCGTGGCGGGCAGCCGCTACCGCGGCGACTTCGAGGAGCGCCTCAAGAAGGTCCTGAAGGAGATCAAGACCCGCGGCGACATCATCCTGTTCATCGACGAGCTGCACACGCTCGTCGGTGCCGGCGCGGCCGAAGGTGCCATCGACGCGGCGAGCATCCTCAAGCCGATGCTGGCCCGCGGCGAGCTCCAGACCATCGGTGCCACCACGCTCGACGAGTACCGCAAGCACCTCGAGAAGGACGCAGCGCTCGAGCGTCGCTTCCAGCCCATCAAGGTCGAGGAGCCGTCGGTCACGCACACCATCGAGATCCTCAAGGGCCTGCGCGACCGCTACGAGGGCCACCACCGGGTCACCATCACCGACCAGGCGATCGTGGCGTCGGCCAACCTGGCCGACCGCTACATCTCCGACCGTCACCTCCCCGACAAGGCCATCGACCTCATCGACGAGGCCGGCTCACGCCTGCGGATCCACCGCATGGAGGCGCCGCCCGACTACCGCGAGCTCGAAGACGAGATCGCCCAGGTGCGCACCGACAAGGAGGGCGCCATCGAGGACCAGCAGTTCGAGCGTGCCGCGTCGCTGCGCGACCGCGAGAAGGAACTGCTCGAGTCACGCTCCGAGAAGGAGAAGGAGTGGAAGGCCGAGGGTGTCGACCTCTTCAACGAGGTCAACGAGGAGTCCA contains:
- the panC gene encoding pantoate--beta-alanine ligase; this translates as MRVVERVEELRGLCDAERAGGSVVGFVPTMGSFHDGHRSLLRAARRDTDVVVASIFVNPLQFAPGEDLSTYPRSLEADTAMATDDGVDILFVPPPPEMYPVEPVTAVHVSTLTDRLCGASRPTFFDGVATVVTKLFAIVGRCRAYFGRKDFQQLAVVRRLTADLNLPVDVVGCPLVRDVDGLALSSRNAYLRADERWRATVLYRSLLSVTDDIVAGERDATVVRDRLGRLIAGEPRAELDYAAVVDTDTLEPIDRIAGNVLIACAAQLGGARLLDNMTVDLRGSDVVVDAGTLTVGV
- a CDS encoding aspartate 1-decarboxylase → MLRTMMKSKIHRATVVGADLNYVGSITLDPHLMELADIRVNEQVHVLDIDNGERFETYAIPGGAGDVVLNGAAARLVHTGDRVIVITYADYDDEELEDYEPRIVHVDSRNRPTDPEFQALDRELHDLTG
- the nadB gene encoding L-aspartate oxidase; translated protein: MDDVSAPVDLLVLGSGVAGLSAAVRAADAGLSVILVTKADLGESTTRYAQGGISAAMEEPDSPELHVADTVGAGAGLCDLDATRILAVEGPQRIRELIDLGASFDPLSPGDTGFDRGREGGHSVRRVLHAGGDATGAEVERALVAATRARSADVRESWFATDLLVDGGRCVGVAALDADGAAHRIRARHTLLATGGIGALYAVTTNPALATGDGLAMAWRAGATLCDIEFVQFHPTALHHPVMPRPLLSEALRGEGARLRTESGGFLMDDVHPLGDLAPRDVVATAIAARIAEAGVDHLWLDATGVPDVERRFPTLVASCRSVGLDPTSDWLPVAPAAHYHCGGVAVDVDGASTLPGLWACGEAAASGVHGANRLASNSLLDGLVFSARCIEAVASGRDAAEPTGVLRGAPRHMPGPVVDGDPGAGGPELDAIRSAMTRGAGVVRSAESLDAVAEVLGATGVAATVPRSERADRPIDVRHDAELANVRTTASLLVTSARRREESRGTHQRSDHPETRDAWAGRLFVTAGRDPEYVPLPPTPTPPPRPSRSGP
- the nadC gene encoding carboxylating nicotinate-nucleotide diphosphorylase, giving the protein MNDFDPPAGIVHDVVRRALDEDFGVLGDITTIATVEEHAAGRATFRARSAGVVAGTRVAAEVFAQLSSDVDVVWQAHDGDEVEPGTVLGTVKGPLRPILGGERTSLNFLCHCSGVATATRRFVRTARGKVRLRDTRKTLPGLRALQKAAVRAGGGFNHRESLSDAVLIKDNHLTQMALEAAVDRVRARWPGRPVEVECDTIEQVAEARRAGAEIVLLDNMSPTDVAGCVALIDGSAYVEISGGVDVDNLGEYLNTGADFVAVGSITHSARALDIGLDVEVGG
- a CDS encoding type III pantothenate kinase; this translates as MLLAIDVGNTQTVVGLFDDADLVDHWRITTTAERTSDELALMIQQFLGFHGFSFDAQIDSVAISSGVPRLTASLRDMTERYFGFSALVLEPGVRTGMPILYDNPKEVGADRIANAVAAYEFYGGPTVVVDFGTANTVDAVSSRGEYLGGAIFPGIEISMEALFGRAALLRRVELVPPKSVIGKSTTEAVQSGAVYGFTGQVDALVNRFIGELGEATVVATGGLADLIAPVSTTIEHVEPWLTLFGLRVVAERNRRSGTEGASR
- a CDS encoding NAD-dependent epimerase/dehydratase family protein, with protein sequence MRVLVTGMGGELGTRVAQLLEEREEFTRIAGVDFVPPRRRLHRSTFNRIDPRDRERLVDFVTDLAPQAVAHVGVYEPDARSGPRASAELTEASALAALGAAARTGELERIALRSSIDVYGRGRGHADVPDETIPPEPQTHFGAECLAVEVQAAGLGRRHGVPVAQVRLAPVVGSHVPSPLGRLFRLPVVPVPATDDPPFTMVHPEDAARAIVAALLAGYDGALNVVGTGAASPWQVARLGNRVPFPVTGPGWRVAARVAELAGAPVPNHVIDLLRRGRAADGTRALAELDLPRPRPVQQICSELYEWATVTALRPTRAVA
- a CDS encoding alpha/beta fold hydrolase → MHHISAADGTPIGYEVWGRRDGEPLLLIQGLGVDARGWTMQRLAMGRRFRCYAVHNRGVGATSAAEPPYSLFQMADDAVTVLNAEGVESAHVMGASMGGVISQIIGVLHPERTRSLVLACTASRHHEWRIELLREWREAVATSGMSALAGDGLRWLVGPRVHRRFGLWLNLIGRLILKSDPRGFVAQVDAILAMSDDLRDRLHEIRVPTLVITGSQDSLTPVGDAEEMAELISAAELDVVSGAGHAVMAEAATAYNRAVVDFLRRATGEDDAASRHRAAAS
- a CDS encoding polyprenyl synthetase family protein — translated: MQLAETLGLDPLAGDLVRVETVLQHNVAADGRILDDAAAHLVTAGGKRLRPTLTLCTAYAATTGQAAVSDDAVTGATAVELVHLGSLYHDDVIDEAGTRRGVASVNARWSNIVAILAGDFLLARASELAASLGADVAGLLASTIGDLCRGQVLELQHLFDVDREEESYRSSIDGKTASLMATACRIGGMVTDLPDDDLDAVTAFGRHVGMCFQIVDDVLDLTATDETLGKAAGQDLVEGIYTLPVIYALRDSSRLRDLLGRPLDADDVAAAREIVASNGSVEASYDVARSHAKKADEALGEAGALDPTVSAGLRRLVEDLVDRAS
- a CDS encoding ATP-dependent Clp protease ATP-binding subunit gives rise to the protein MFERFTDRARRVVVLAQEEARLLNHNYIGTEHILLGLIHEGEGVAAKSLESLGISLEAVRAQVEEIIGHGGSAPSGHIPFTPRAKKVLELSLREALQLGHNYIGTEHILLGLIREGEGVAAQVLVKLGADLSRVRQQVIQLLSGYAGGKEGAPAGGGSGEQQQSGSLVLDQFGRNMTQLARENKLDPVIGRKDEIERVMQVLSRRTKNNPVLIGEPGVGKTAIVEGLAADIVEGKVPETLENKQLYTLDLGALVAGSRYRGDFEERLKKVLKEIKTRGDIILFIDELHTLVGAGAAEGAIDAASILKPMLARGELQTIGATTLDEYRKHLEKDAALERRFQPIKVEEPSVTHTIEILKGLRDRYEGHHRVTITDQAIVASANLADRYISDRHLPDKAIDLIDEAGSRLRIHRMEAPPDYRELEDEIAQVRTDKEGAIEDQQFERAASLRDREKELLESRSEKEKEWKAEGVDLFNEVNEESIAEVLALWTGIPVYKLTEEETAKLLRMEDELHKRIVGQSDAVHSVSQSIRRTRAGLKDPKRPSGSFIFLGPSGVGKTELAKTLAEFLFGDEASLIQLDMSEYMEKHTVSRLVGSPPGYVGYDEGGQLTEAVRRKPFSVVLFDEIEKAHPDVFNALLQILEDGRLTDAQGRTVDFKNTVIIMTSNLGTADLRKANVGFAAADEAVTYQKMKDKVTEELKAHFRPEFLNRLDEIIVFSELSQEEIMEIVDLLTVRVKEQIQSQGLGLELSDAAKKLLAEKGYDPQLGARPLRRAIQRMVEDPLSEKILWKEFNAGETIVVDVEDDDIVFHAIEGIELPPPVEMAGTDSES